From Fundulus heteroclitus isolate FHET01 unplaced genomic scaffold, MU-UCD_Fhet_4.1 scaffold_42, whole genome shotgun sequence, one genomic window encodes:
- the nol7 gene encoding nucleolar protein 7 has product MAKKQRGKSASLQKKAESKKVADDLKLVLESSDEEAPEEVTFEESKAQAVQSLKEAQDTARREKEQLREKRRKRQEFFQEQKKKKLLSADVLEKIASAPLKEQKQSEDEAADEGEEEGKKRKLPRVRNVRGTYTITTVTGGGVADFQRQAAEDFVRSRLYGPGSCRSSNNDMLSIQNKTGTNKSAAVQFVKKGWASKEKAKAEKLKKRWLHKQQVSSS; this is encoded by the exons ATGGCGAAGAAACAACGTGGGAAAAGCGCCTCTTtgcagaaaaaggcagaaagtaaaaaagtaGCGGATGACTTGAAGTTGGTGTTGGAGTCTAGTGACGAGGAGGCGCCGGAGGAGGTGACCTTTGAGGAGTCCAAGGCTCAGGCTGTCCAGAGCCTGAAAGAGGCGCAGGACACGGCCAGAAG AGAGAAGGAGCAGCTgagggagaagaggaggaagaggcaggAGTTTTTCCAGGAACAGAAG AAAAAGAAGCTCCTGTCAGCTGACGTGTTGGAGAAGATCGCCTCGGCACCTTTGAA GGAGCAGAAACAGTCAGAGGATGAAG ctgCAGACgaaggagaagaggaaggaaagaagagGAAACTCCCACGTGTCAGAAA CGTACGGGGAACCTACACGATAACCACGGTGACGGGAGGAGGCGTAGCCGACTTCCAGCGGCAGGCAGCGGAGGACTTCGTCCGCTCCAGGTTGTACGGACCGGGAAGCTGCAGGAGCTCCA ATAACGACATGCTGTCCATCCAGAACAAGACGGGGACGAACAAAAGCGCCGCTGTGCAGTTTGTGAAAAAAGGCTGGG CCTCTAAGGAGAAGGCCAAAGCAGAGAAGCTGAAGAAGAGGTGGCTCCACAAACAGCAGGTTTCCTCCAGCTGA
- the epdr1 gene encoding mammalian ependymin-related protein 1, with translation MHRLLLVFVAAAGVSALGLPQLGASPADEPCDAPLQWEGKWVVYDHNTGRNSRAAVSYDGQNQRIRVLQQHKKHTPCQRFFEYIYLYQSKVMFQIDQKTKECSKIALTEAWDPFDIPKNSTFEDQYIIGGPGDNVEVQEWSDRKPARQHEAWVGVYTLKDCYPVQETYTKNSTVTTSTRFLSLQLGISDPKVFTPPLTCQSSRPERMGEFSC, from the exons ATGCACCGACTCTTGCTGGTGTTTGTGGCCGCTGCCGGGGTCTCGGCGCTCGGCCTCCCACAGCTGGGTGCCTCCCCGGCGGACGAGCCATGCGACGCGCCGCTGCAGTGGGAGGGAAAGTGGGTGGTGTACGACCACAACACGGGCAGAAACAGCCGGGCCGCGGTCTCCTACGACGGCCAGAACCAGAGGATCCGAGTCCTGCAGCAGCACAAGAAACACACTCCGTGTCAGAG GTTTTTTGAGTACATCTACCTGTATCAGAGCAAAGTGATGTTCCAGATTGACCAGAAGACTAAAGAGTGCTCAAAGATCGCCCTGACGGAGGCCTGGGATCCCTTCGACATCCCTAAAAACTCCACCTTTGAGGACCAGTACATCATCGGTGGCCCCGGGGACAACGTGGAGGTTCAGGAGTGGTCAGACAGGAAGCCGGCACGTCAGC ATGAGGCCTGGGTTGGTGTTTACACCCTGAAGGATTGCTACCCGGTGCAGGAGACCTACACCAAGAACAGCACCGTCACCACCTCCACCCGTTTCCTCAGCCTGCAGCTGGGCATCAGCGACCCCAAGGTCTTCACCCCGCCCCTCACCTGCCAGTCATCCCGGCCTGAGAGGATGGGCGAGTTCAGCTGTTGA